AATAAAATTGTGGAGAGCCAAAATAATCTTCTTGTGGAATACATGTAATATTTAATTGTATAACAGAACGAGACATGAAAatataagaaatgaaaaataaatttccaaagcAGCAGTTACTTCTCTCTGTCTAGTTTATTTCCTTAACTTATAAGATAGTAAAACCAGTGATTATGAGTAAAGGTTGAGCAAAGATTACTAGGTTGGTTTGTTTTGAGAGAAATAATATTAGATTAAAAAAGCGTTTAAAATGGTGTAAGatatgattgaaaattgaaatgcatGCGacatacaattttgaaatagaaaaattgcaTCCACCATCTGctcaaactttaattttaattaatactATTGCGTCAAAAAAGGAAGGTGCAAATATGGTAACATTTATAATTATTAACTCTGCTTGAATTGTTGCGTTTTGTCTAGTCAAAAATAAGGATTTGGGGTGGTTAATTTTGATATtgtatattttaaacaaaacctCCTGGGCAATTTCTTATATTGCACATAAGATTCAAATTCATGATGCTAGTcaatatttctgaaactttattaaattaaataaaaaattaggaaaatatataaaaacaatattaatGAATTATGAATCGTTCAATTATGGGAACTAAATGCattgattgaattttgttgatttcggCAAATCAGATTCCGCACTTCTTGTCTTATGGACTTGTTTAGTGTTAAGTAAATAATGCAAACCGTTCCTGGAATAAgaagatttttataattttattactttgactatgaaaaagtttgaaaaaagttcttaCCACTGCTCAATTGCCAGAAAAAATGCCCAATGACAATTAATAATTCGGAAATCTCGAAAAAGTTCATATAGACATAAACAACGGAACTTGTTGCATGAAagaagcaaaataaaaaagcttGAAGTAGAacctaaattgaaaaaaactaaatattgcAACCTCCGAGTTTTCCTACCGTTGCTtgcatttttgttaatttttttgttgaactttgtgtagattttttcaaataaatccaTACTAGATATCCATAAAAGAGAACTGTACATATTGATACCATCATGTTGTTGAAAATGTGGTAAATATTAACGTAAAGGTTTGGCTAAAGTGATAAATTTTGGATCAAGAAGGGATGTTATAACTTCACAGCACATAATAACTGACTTACATCTTTTCCAACTCCCGGATCAAAAAACCATGACATATGGGTCAGATTGAAAATAATAGGTTTTGTGAAGAGCATCGGATAAATAACATAAACACAAAATATTCCTAAAatcacaaatattttccaaccttcgaaacattttttggtgtcATTCAGATTGTCTAAATCGCAAACTCGAATGAATGCCAATACAATACTTGAAATGCAACATCCCATCCAAGAGCTCATTCCAATAACTCCAAGAATATAAAATACACGAGGAGAATCGCAAAATGAAATTCCATAAAAGCCAAATATTCCAGTTGCAATGGAATGGTTTACTGTAGAAAACACATCGCAAATACCAAGGAACATCATGGTTTTATAAGCGGGTTTTAACATTTGCTCACTTTTAGCAATAGCAATTAGACATATGCTGtataaaatctgaaactctAACCTGATTCATGCTTCATTCAAAACGCTTACCAAAATGAATAAACCAgacactaaaaaataaattccccACACCACTTGCTTTGCACCAATAACTGTTATAGTTACATTTTCGGTGCATTCATAAAAATCAGGATCCAACTGGAAATTATTCCAAAGAAAGTAGGACAATGACATTTTATAGTCAGAAGTCAGCCAATGAAAGAAGAAATATATATAGTCACTAAACATATCCAAACGATTTTAATGAATGAAATTATCTTCACAACTATTATTTGACAGACACCTTCCACCCACTGATTTCTACGTCAACATCAACATGCTATTATGAGcgattttactgaaatttcttGAGACCATGTGATTTTCCAGAGTTTGTCTAGTCTGGGAAACCCCGGAGGATGTCTACTTTATTGTTTTTGTATTATTACTGTTTTAAATAAGATCAATAAACAAATATTCATGCGATAATATTTACAAAGATCAAAcaccgaaaaattaaaaaatgtcattACTGAATAAGCTTCCGGAAATATCTTAATTCACAAattaaattcttcaaaatttacttATCAAATCTTCATAATATTGTTATGATATTAACCTTTTCGTTTGAATTCGCTTGAATAAACCGTTTACACTGTCTTCCCTTGCCAAGATTCAACAGTTTAAACCACGCGTGTTCAGTGTCTTCAAGGACATTCGAACATGTAGTTTGTAACGGCAAGCTTTAGAAAAGAAATACTACAGAATGACCAATTGACACATTCAAAagattttacgaaaaatacAACAACCAGGTAGAGTATAAAATAGAATTTTATAGTTCAAATATTTCTCACAGAATAAAATCACCTCAAACAATTAACTTGTAGATTAACTGTTTTGTTAACTGTTTCGTGACGCTGAACAgtttattttctaaacttaCAATCTTTCACCGTGTCGGTTCACCACCTACTACTCGAGCATATGGCCTGGTACAAAAGCGGCATGTTTAAAGGAAAACAGGTAAGAAGGCAGTTCTTAATTGTCTCTATTAATACATTCCACCGTTAACTATATGAAATATGTGTCAATCCACTGGATTTAATGCAGATCCTTCTAATTCAAGTTTAGCCTCCTAAACGCCAAAACCGGTAAGGTTTCTTTCTAAGAAGTTGcaagaatttttcaactaaagcTATTTGTTAACCAAAAAGGTGTTCTAAACGAGGAACTAGTACGCTCTGTTTTTCTCTACCACAATTTCTTGTGTCACATTATTGCTTTGTTGGTTTTCTCTCTATTCAagtcaaattcaaattaaattcaattcgATTCTATCAAGGATCTAAAGAAACATAGAAGCAACTGCGTCTTGTGGGTGTCTCCGGATGAACTTTTGAACTTCACTCCGGGCTAATCCCCTATCTGAATTCGGACGATTTCTAAAGAACATCCCAGGGGTTGAAGATAGGATATTTTATAAAGAACATTTAAAACTGTCATCCTTTATTTCTAATACTGTGCCAAATATGATGAGAACTGATATACAATGTCTACGTGGAATTGCTATCATATTAGTTTTCTTGTTTCATCTTTTACCAAACCTATTTGTAAATGGTTTTCTGGGAGTGGATATGTGAGTTAAGAATCACAAGAATTTAGTTAATTTTCCCCTTATTTAGTTTCTTTGTCATATCTGGATTTTTAATGGCGAAAATCCTCACAAAGTCGAGTTTGAGATCGGTTCAAGATATTACTGCATTTTACTTTAGAAGGTACTGTCTTTATAAAAtaacataaattttgaaaattttcagattccgaAGAATATTGACATTGtatttatttacaatttttttgactgtAATTATGATTCATCTTTATCTACCAAATTTCTTATGGGAAACTAATAACCGGTATTCGTTGGCTTCATTATTTTTAGTCACAAATCAACTCGTTATTCACGACCAGGCAGATTATTTCAATGAGGTTTTGATTGGAATTTATCaagattaaaaatataaaattaagtTTCGTACTTCGTTGTCGTCATCAAATGCTTTTCTACATCTTTGGTCGTTATCAGTGGAAATGCAGTTTTATATTCTTGCTCCAATAGTATTTTTTGggcttcaatttttgaaaaatgattatcTCAaggtattttttcaagattaatttttgtttttacagTGTTATATTTTAAGCTTGTTGCGGTTTCAATCACCTCTGTCGTTGGTTTCATATGTTTCGTTTTAATATTTGATCAATTTGCATTCAATTTCATGCTTCTTCGTTTATggcaattttcagctggaTTTGTCTCTTTATTTTGGAGTAAAATTCGAGTCAACCGCcttccaaataaaattgaagaaaatgagactcgattgtttgaatttccatttctGAAAGAAGACATGGTTATAATACTGATAGCTGTAATAGGACTATGTTTTATACCTACTAAGTTAGATGTATTAATCTTAAGGCCGTTAGTCACTACGGCTACCGCTTTGATAATTGGGTGTGAATACCATAATAACCAGGTACTGCGTGCGCTTCTTTAtcttttcaaagaaaattattcagattctaaaatctaaaattcttGGATACATCGGAGATATTTCATATGTCATGTATCTTGTTCATTGGCCaattatcacaatttttctatcaaataCTGTGAAAAGCTACATCTTCTGTacatgtgagttttttttcagagtaaacGAAATGttcgaatgtttttttcagctctGACAATCTTGTCGTCAGTTGTACTTCATCATACATTTGAGAAACTGTACTTGAAGTTAAATTGGAAATCACTAATTTGTCTTCTGTTTGCTCTGATTCATTGTAATGCATATTTGCAATACAGTGTCAGAGAGCATAACTTTTGGAAAGATCAAATTCCTGAAGAACTTCAAGAAACCGTGTCTAATAACCAAATTATACTAGCAAatcaattcaaattaaattattgcGTTCAAGGTGACACTAGTAACTTCAAAGAAAACATaagaatttttggatattgCAAGTACCCggtaaattttaagttttataatttaattgtGAATAATATTTCAGCAAGGCCGTGGTAATGTCTCAATTATGACGATCGGAAATAGTTATGCTCTAAGTTTCGCTGATCTCATTATAgaacaattcaaattaaattattccAATTATACATATGTCTCAATTGACGGTAacttactcattaaaaaaaaatcaaaatcaaaaaatgattccAGAAGGCTATGGTTTTTTTACCGACTCTCCAGGCTCCAGTTTGGCTCTAAGTGTGTTCAGAAAACTTGTTGCAGAACACAAACCAGATATACTTTTTATTACGCCGAGGTTTTTTTGTGTAATGGCAATTTTTATATGACTGTTAAAATTTAAGATATTCATCTTCTCTTCAATCACGAATACGGAAGAATGATGATTATATACATCAGATGAGtgaaaatatccaattttatGAGAGCATTGcaaagaaaatttatattttgggATCTCATCCATTATACAACATAAATCATCTTAATACCTTTTTACATTATCTTATCCAGAATTCTGATGAACTGGAGTCTCTTCACCTAAATCGTTTTAAATCAGATGATGACATGAGATGTGTTAAAAAGAGATTCGAGAAAGTGAAATGCAAAAAGTGTCAggtaagattttgaaaaaaagtaactttAACTTCAAAATGATTCATTTCAGTTCTTCGATTTAAGTCACGTTTTTGTCGAAGGCGACAAGTATCTGACTTTTGATAGAGATTCATTGATTTCCTACGTGGACAATACGATACATCTCACCAGTGCGGGACTCAAACTTTGTCAGCCTGTTTTCGAGAATCTGGCAAAGGAAATTATGAATAATACAAATTAATTAAACGCTtaattatttatgaaaaacgtttcgaataaataaaaattggggacATGACATtaggaaatggaaaattaaatacgGCTActgggtttttgaaaattgaaaaataaaaaattttcaaagttctccttgatataattcaaaaacggatctctcaaaaatctgataattcagtttttacctcacaaataaaaaaaaacgaaattattttttgttttcagaaggTCCAGTGAGATGAGGGTTGAATACTGGCATTCGAATTCAAGATAGTAGATTTTACCATCATAGGCTCTCGATTATTTCAGCAgtaatatttctgaaaattggttcACATGGCTTCACTCCAGCATCCGTCAAGTGAACGGAATTATCAATGTAGGAAAGCATTGAATTTCTGTCAAAAGTCAAGTATTTATCGTTTTCCACAAACAGGTGGCTCAAatcaaatatctgaaaataataggaatttaattttgaaattaggagaaatttagaatttacctggcatttttcacattttatcaTTCTCAACCGTTTTCTTACATTCCTCATTTCCCGATCtgcttttttcttgttcaagTGTAAGAGCTCCATATCATCGGGTCTTGTGACCAAGTAATGTAAAAATAGTGTGAAGAAGTTTTCACTGTATTCTGGAAGAGCAtccaaaatatatatttttctgacgaatctggaaaatcaggcaaaacgaaattttttttagaaaataaagttGACTCACTTCTCGTAGTACGCCAAATTTGTGTTCATTTCATGGACAATTGTGTCATTCACTCTGATAGGATCTTTTATGTTTTGCAtgtatctaaaaataaattgttaattatattaattatattttattgtaAGTTACCTTGGAATAATAAATAGAACGTCTGGTTTGTGTGATTCAACTTGCTTTTTAGATATTTCTAAAGCTTGTTGAGATATTTTCCAGCTGCTCACATAGGTTCCATAGCTAGCTAAAATATATACGCACTGATTTTTCATGGAGAATTTGTTTTACCTATAATTGAAATATATCTAAATTCCGAATAGTTCTTGTGAAATGATGCTTCAATTTGATCCACGAAATTAAGAATATAACTGTTACCAATCATCATTACAGATGCCGTACCATTGCcaggctgaaaattattaaaggtCTACAGCAGTTTATTTCGGTCACTCACTGGAAATCTGCAATATCCGATAAGATCTTTTTTCGCAAATGGAACATCTAAACTATTTTCCAAGCATTTTGCCTGTCGAGTTTCAAAATCGTAGAGAGGGGCGTAGGATTTATGattttgattaattatttcttgaatttccgATGTGTAGTTATACTTCCAAAAAGTGTGATATCTCACACTATATTGTAAGTAGGCATTTGCGGCAATGAACAAAAATACCAAGGGAAATACTGCTCTCATTTCCAGTTTCAGgtactgtttttcaaatagatGATGCAATACGATTGAAGCAATAAATATagacactgaaattttaagttacagcttccagaaaattgcaaataaacaaaaaacctACGGATACAAAACAAGTAACTTTTCACTGTCGCAGATAAGAATATCGAAATAACGGGCCAGTGTACAAGATAGACCACATATGAAATATCACCAATGTAAACGAGAACCTTTGAGTTTAGCAactaaaatatgttttttttaataggcCTTATTCCTGAACAtacctgaacattttttgattcggCACCAATGATAAACGCTGTGGCTAATGTAACTAATGGTCTCAAAACCAACACGTTAATCTCCTTTGGTAGCAAACTTAAACCCAAAATTGAAAGAGCTACCACCACGAAATCTTTAATAGGTATTGAGATTGTGGAAATGTCTTTCTCTGAATCATTTTTGTTTGGAGGTTTTCTGCTTCTGATTTTGGTCCAAAATAAGACTATAAATCCTGAAGAAAACTGCCACATTCGAAGAAACAAGAAGTTGAAAGCAAACTTGTCAAGAATTAACGCAAAACCAATAAAACCGAACACAGTCATGAGTGAGACAGcgatcaactgaaaatttctacTATACGGTATATTTTAAATGACTGAATAACTTTTAAagtgtcatttttcaaaaactgaatccCCAAGAAAATAAATGGAACTAGAAGATAAAACTGCATTTCCACTGATAATGACCATAAATGTAGGAATGCATTCATAGATGACACGGACgaaacaaactgaaaattaatatttttacgctcatttcaatttttctaattactAACTTCGTTAAAATAATCCGACTGATCGTGAATAACCAATTGATTCGTTATCAAAAAGAGAGAAGCGAAAGAGTATCTATTATTATTTTGCCACAGGAAATCCGGTAGAAAAACGTGTactaatattaaaattagaaaaattgcaagaaaatacAATGGTAGAATTCttcgaaatctgaaaaacaaaaaaaattttaaaataaaacttgaagTTTGAGAACCTTTTGTAGTAGAATAACAGAAAATCATGCACATTTAGTAAATTTAAGTTGGTCAAGTTATTTGCCATCAAAAATCCAGAGATCacaaaaaagctgaaattagcagtaaaaaataattttaaaacttgattcAAACTTACATGTCAACTCCTAGAAATCCATTAACAAATAAATTAGGTGACAGATGaaaacacaaaacaaaaattatagcCAAACCACGTAAGCATTGTATATCTGCCcgcattttcagataaaatatATCAGGCTAAACAGACAGTTATCCAAAGACTAATAAGTAATGTTAAATCTGTTAGGATTCTCAGATTGCTGATTGCATTACCAGTCTGCCAAACTTTCAACGAGAGAAAAACATTCAAGAGACTATCCATAATATTCTCTACTTCTGTGTTCAAAAGATTCGGATCAAGGATAAACTGGTTTCAGGCATGCTGTTGAGTGTAGTTAGTCACACTTTAGATTTCATATCAGTAAGTGTTACTTGCAATCAAAATGTGgtaaaaaatctttatttctCAATGTTTTGAACAGATAGGTTTATTTTGCACACCGGATTTTatttaacttgaaaaactaCACAAAAATGAATACAAACTTGAGTTATTGCAAAGAGATTCAAagaaattgattcaaaaaagttaccaGTATGAAACAATTAAAGGGTATTCATAATttcttttacaatttttttgaacacagGTTCACAAAGTTCGACGCCAACTTTGGTAAGGTGAATTGTATTGTCGACGTATGAAAGCATGCTTCCTCTGTCAAAAGTCAGATACTTATCGTTTTCCACAAATACATGGCTCAAATcgtaaaactgaaataaacaaTACAaagttttacaataaaattcaaGGACTAACCTGGCACTTCTTGCACTTTACCATACTGAATCGTTTCTTTACATATCTCATCTGTTCATCTGCTTTTTGTCGATTCAAGTGTAACGATTCCAGCTCATCGGGTCGTTGGACAACATAAtgcataaaaaagtttaaaaaattcaagttataAAGTGGATGAGAATCCAATATGTAAATCTTCTTTACAAATTTCTcgtaaaattcaatattttcattcatcTGTTTGAGATAGGCATCGTTGTGTTTTATGGGAAGTCGAACCGATTCTGAGTatctaaaatattgaaaactagTAAATTATACTTTCAAAAGAAGAGTCACCTAGCAGAAATGAATAGTACGTCTGGTTTGAACTTTGCTACATTTCTCTTAAATATATCTAATGCTTGATGGGATCCGGGAGAGTCTGCATAAATAGCTGCtccttctgaaaattgttaattgtaTATAATTAGAAAACACGTGTATTAATGTTACCTCCAATTGAATAATAGCGATAttcggaataatttttatggaattgaGCTCTTATAGGTTCACTGAATGTCATCACATAACTATTACCAATCATCATAACCGATATGTTTCCGTggcttttctgtaaaaaatgaaacagtaTTATATTTAGATTCAAACTTACTGGATATTCACAGTATCCGAACACTCGTTTCTGGCCAATCGGTTCATCAAGGTTGCTCACAGcacatacattttttgcattcattttttgaagttcagCTAGGTCTGTGAGTAgcattttgttgttttgaatAACTTCTTGGAGCTCAAGCGAATATGTGTTATTCCAGAAACTGTGAACTCGAATACTATTTTGAAGATAGGCATTACTTAAGACAATCACAAAAAGCAATGGAATCAAAGCTTTCCAGTCCATTctcaaatattgtttttcaaaaatatgatggAGAACAACAGACGCCAACAGGATtgtcactgaaaatattaggAAATATAGAGaatgtaaataaaattattatgacTTACAAATACAGAACAAGTGAGTTCTCAAAGAAGCTGTAAGGAAAAGAACGATAATAGGCCAATGAACAAGATAAATTA
This is a stretch of genomic DNA from Caenorhabditis elegans chromosome V. It encodes these proteins:
- the bus-1 gene encoding Acyltransferase (Confirmed by transcript evidence), coding for MRQDIQCLRGVAILLVLIYHLFPTLFVNGFLGVDIFFVISGFLMAQNLSKSKLVTVQDFFIFYYRRFRRILPLYYLVIFVTLAAVHLYLGDFWWYTNRRYSLASLFLVTNQLIIHDSADYFREFLADGTSLNAFIHLWSLGVEMQFYLLVPFIFFGLQFLKNDLLRLIASSLTTVIGFLCFAFINQQFAFNFMFLRLWQFSAGFMALFWKKISFYEYSEKLKPAKIELILPIAKGDLTTVCLSTIALCILPNKIELLALRPLVTMATAFIIASDSQDNQFLKSKTLCYIGDISYVIYLVHWPIIVLFLTASLRTHLFCILTILLASVVLHHIFEKQYLRMDWKALIPLLFVIVLSNAYLQNSIRVHSFWNNTYSLELQEVIQNNKMLLTDLAELQKMNAKNVCAVSNLDEPIGQKRVFGYCEYPKSHGNISVMMIGNSYVMTFSEPIRAQFHKNYSEYRYYSIGEGAAIYADSPGSHQALDIFKRNVAKFKPDVLFISARYSESVRLPIKHNDAYLKQMNENIEFYEKFVKKIYILDSHPLYNLNFLNFFMHYVVQRPDELESLHLNRQKADEQMRYVKKRFSMVKCKKCQFYDLSHVFVENDKYLTFDRGSMLSYVDNTIHLTKVGVELCEPVFKKIVKEIMNTL
- the oac-41 gene encoding Acyltransferase (Confirmed by transcript evidence) translates to MRADIQCLRGLAIIFVLCFHLSPNLFVNGFLGVDIFFVISGFLMANNLTNLNLLNVHDFLLFYYKRFRRILPLYFLAIFLILILVHVFLPDFLWQNNNRYSFASLFLITNQLVIHDQSDYFNEFVSSVSSMNAFLHLWSLSVEMQFYLLVPFIFLGIQFLKNDTLKLIAVSLMTVFGFIGFALILDKFAFNFLFLRMWQFSSGFIVLFWTKIRSRKPPNKNDSEKDISTISIPIKDFVVVALSILGLSLLPKEINVLVLRPLVTLATAFIIGAESKNVQLLNSKVLVYIGDISYVVYLVHWPVISIFLSATVKSYLFCILSIFIASIVLHHLFEKQYLKLEMRAVFPLVFLFIAANAYLQYSVRYHTFWKYNYTSEIQEIINQNHKSYAPLYDFETRQAKCLENSLDVPFAKKDLIGYCRFPPGNGTASVMMIGNSYILNFVDQIEASFHKNYSEFRYISIIASYGTYVSSWKISQQALEISKKQVESHKPDVLFIIPRYMQNIKDPIRVNDTIVHEMNTNLAYYEKFVRKIYILDALPEYSENFFTLFLHYLVTRPDDMELLHLNKKKADREMRNVRKRLRMIKCEKCQIFDLSHLFVENDKYLTFDRNSMLSYIDNSVHLTDAGVKPCEPIFRNITAEIIESL
- the srt-18 gene encoding Serpentine Receptor, class T (Predicted), coding for MFSDYIYFFFHWLTSDYKMSLSYFLWNNFQLDPDFYECTENVTITVIGAKQVVWGIYFLVSGLFILILYSICLIAIAKSEQMLKPAYKTMMFLGICDVFSTVNHSIATGIFGFYGISFCDSPRVFYILGVIGMSSWMGCCISSIVLAFIRVCDLDNLNDTKKCFEGWKIFVILGIFCVYVIYPMLFTKPIIFNLTHMSWFFDPGVGKDPNLYVNIYHIFNNMMVSICTVLFYGYLVWIYLKKSTQSSTKKLTKMQATVLLQAFLFCFFHATSSVVYVYMNFFEISELLIVIGHFFWQLSSGTVCIIYLTLNKSIRQEVRNLICRNQQNSINAFSSHN
- the oac-40 gene encoding Acyltransferase (Confirmed by transcript evidence), whose amino-acid sequence is MRTDIQCLRGIAIILVFLFHLLPNLFVNGFLGVDIFFVISGFLMAKILTKSSLRSVQDITAFYFRRFRRILTLYLFTIFLTVIMIHLYLPNFLWETNNRYSLASLFLVTNQLVIHDQADYFNEFRTSLSSSNAFLHLWSLSVEMQFYILAPIVFFGLQFLKNDYLKLVAVSITSVVGFICFVLIFDQFAFNFMLLRLWQFSAGFVSLFWSKIRVNRLPNKIEENETRLFEFPFLKEDMVIILIAVIGLCFIPTKLDVLILRPLVTTATALIIGCEYHNNQILKSKILGYIGDISYVMYLVHWPIITIFLSNTVKSYIFCTSLTILSSVVLHHTFEKLYLKLNWKSLICLLFALIHCNAYLQYSVREHNFWKDQIPEELQETVSNNQIILANQFKLNYCVQGDTSNFKENIRIFGYCKYPQGRGNVSIMTIGNSYALSFADLIIEQFKLNYSNYTYVSIDEGYGFFTDSPGSSLALSVFRKLVAEHKPDILFITPRYSSSLQSRIRKNDDYIHQMSENIQFYESIAKKIYILGSHPLYNINHLNTFLHYLIQNSDELESLHLNRFKSDDDMRCVKKRFEKVKCKKCQFFDLSHVFVEGDKYLTFDRDSLISYVDNTIHLTSAGLKLCQPVFENLAKEIMNNTN